The Syntrophorhabdales bacterium genome segment ATGCCGTCTACTGCGATATCACTTCAGAAGAGGAGGAGGCTTGAACTGGCGAGGGCTCTGGGAACCGGTGCTGAAGTCATCCTGATGGACGAGAATCTTGCGGGACTCAACCCCAAGGAACTCGAAGAGGGAATGAACATAATACGGGAATTGAAGAAACGCGGCAAGATACTGATCATCGTGGAGCATATCATGCAGGCGATCATCGGAGTGTGTGAACGTTTGGTCGTTTTGAGCTACGGCCAGAAGATAGCCGAGGGGAAGCCGCTTGACGTTTGCAACGACGAACGGGTTGTCACCGCCTATCTGGGAGAGAAGATATGCTCTCAGTAAAACATCTGAACGCCTATTATGGCGACGTTCAAGTCCTGTTTGATGTTGAGGTCTTGATCGGCGATGGCGAACTGGTATCGATAATCGGGCCCAACAGTGCGGGTAAGTCGACATTGCTCAAGGGCATTCTCGGCCTTGTGAAAGTGAACGGAAGTGACGACGGGGAGGCAGAGATATCTTTCAATGGAACAGACCTTGGGAGCCTTCGGACGGAACGCATCATAGCACAGGGCATTTCCATCGTACCTGAAGGAGCGCGTGTATTTCCGGAGATGAGTGTCTATGACAATCTTTTTCTCGGCAGCTATACGAAAATGGAGCATTCATCTCAGACACTCGAGGAAGTCTACAAAATGTTTCCACGGCTGAGCGAGCGTAAGACGCAGAAAGCAAAGACATTAAGTGGCGGAGAGCGGCAGATGCTCTGCATTGGAAGGGCTCTGATGAGCAACCCCAAACTTATCTTTTTCGATGAGCCGTCCCTGGGGCTCCAGCCATCCATCGTGCTGCAAATATTCGATATAATAAAAAAGATT includes the following:
- a CDS encoding ABC transporter ATP-binding protein; the encoded protein is MLSVKHLNAYYGDVQVLFDVEVLIGDGELVSIIGPNSAGKSTLLKGILGLVKVNGSDDGEAEISFNGTDLGSLRTERIIAQGISIVPEGARVFPEMSVYDNLFLGSYTKMEHSSQTLEEVYKMFPRLSERKTQKAKTLSGGERQMLCIGRALMSNPKLIFFDEPSLGLQPSIVLQIFDIIKKIHEKGVAILLVEQNVNQTLTITERTYVLEHGRIVLQGRSADLLTTDHIRKSYLAI